In Gammaproteobacteria bacterium, the DNA window TTGGTTTAAAAACCCTGGTCGCATCTGCTGTTTTACTGGCATCAAGCACCAGCCAAGCCGCGATGATTACCCCCAATGCGCCCACTGTAGCCGCTAAAAGTTATATCTTAATTGATAATACCACCGGTCAAATTTTGGCTGAGAACAACGCCAATGATCAGCTAGCACCAGCGAGTTTAACCAAGCTAATGACCAGCTTCATTATTGGTCGTGAGCTAAAATCGGGCAATATCAAACAAACTGATCAAGTCACTATCAGCAAAAATGCTTGGGCCAAGAACTTTCCTGGCTCATCAGTGATGTTTATTGAGGTCGGCACCGATGTGTCGGTCGCCGATCTTAATCGCGGTATCGTCATTCAATCAGGCAACGATGCTTGTGTCGCCATGGCTGAGTATATCGCCGGCACCGAAGATGGTTTTGCCGATCTAATGAATACGGTCGCCACCGAGCTGGGCATGGACTCGAGCTTTTTCGAAAACAGTCACGGGCTCGACAGTGATTTACACAAAACAACCGCCTTTGATATGTCAGTGCTCGCCCGTGCAATTATTAGTGAAACACCTGAAGAGTATAAGCTTTACAGCGAAAAGTCGTTCACTTATAACAAGATAAAGCAGTATAACCGTAATGGGCTATTGTGGGACAAAAGCCTAAATGTCGACGGCATGAAAACGGGTCACACCTCGAACGCCGGTTATAGCTTGGTATCATCGGCTGAAAAAGACGGCATGCGCCTGATTTCCGTCGTCATGGGCACCAACAGTAAACAAGCCCGCACCAGTGAAAGTAAAAAATTATTAAACTATGGCTTCCGCTTTTTTGAAACAGTTACCCCATACCCAGCAGGCCACAAATTTGCGAGTCAGGATATCTGGTACGGCAAAACTAATGTGGTTGATTTAGGCGTAACAGCCAGCACCCCATTGACCATCCGTCGTGGGCAAGCTAAAA includes these proteins:
- a CDS encoding serine hydrolase, encoding MSKYIIGLKTLVASAVLLASSTSQAAMITPNAPTVAAKSYILIDNTTGQILAENNANDQLAPASLTKLMTSFIIGRELKSGNIKQTDQVTISKNAWAKNFPGSSVMFIEVGTDVSVADLNRGIVIQSGNDACVAMAEYIAGTEDGFADLMNTVATELGMDSSFFENSHGLDSDLHKTTAFDMSVLARAIISETPEEYKLYSEKSFTYNKIKQYNRNGLLWDKSLNVDGMKTGHTSNAGYSLVSSAEKDGMRLISVVMGTNSKQARTSESKKLLNYGFRFFETVTPYPAGHKFASQDIWYGKTNVVDLGVTASTPLTIRRGQAKNLKASFELNKALEAPIAKGEVVGTVYIQLDGKELAQYPLVTLNEVELGSWFKRTMDYFKQMVATWFN